A part of Bombus huntii isolate Logan2020A chromosome 16, iyBomHunt1.1, whole genome shotgun sequence genomic DNA contains:
- the LOC126874479 gene encoding DNA replication ATP-dependent helicase/nuclease DNA2 isoform X5: MEKKALLQEIQPDNHLIKENKTDHMKQSVFGDKKREGIHSEIESFFTDDFKDCFEEEWCLNTSQINFNSLQRCKIIDVQREYNSILLTVNQEDCGTSDTTVRCSGFWKDAKVQKDDIVVIQARKENNQWIIDNSSGFLIVQPDALISGTTVSGALFCKRKAVLSEKFRKMESLPPFMGDSTPLVIGSLVHELLQTAIRKNISEVSDITMLMNSILQTTDTCSLLYASKISLETCRQQILPYVPKIREFIQHYLKDKTQQGINNIKNNFKGRIAQIRDIEENIWLPKLGLKGKIDISAEVKVNCKQKIMPLEIKTGKPSFSLEHRAQVILYIMMMSLTGQDTDTGLLLYLRENNIQEINSSHPEKRDLILLRNSLASYFVPKSSEKLSNLTSKSDLQMLDLPEPINHHNACSKCTYNTLCCMYLSKDSSIQLSETNPLVELGKKILDKYKPSHIDYVLHWISLLQMEESSQSSNNVTRYLWTLSPEKREAKKTCICNLKVIGKVTDCDTKYRHTFVRSNLDTQFSNINIPYMEFSDNEYVLVSTNTRINLSAGFIAQRKEDSITLILERDVTKYNINEFFHIDKYSSSSLFSGNLANVGGLMSDSEICEKLRDIVIDKKPACFEKGLPYPIIKASARILQNLNKIQQRAVLMAISAKEYLLIKGMPGTGKTQTLVALVEVLHKLGHSVLITSHTNSAVDNILLKLLHKDIDFLRLGSSTHPSLRHKSEAYATANCNTPSSLEMVYSSKNIIGVTCYGAHHALLGRRTFDVCIVDESTQVLQPTVLRPLYSAKKFILVGDPDQLPPIIKNKLARKLGADESLFARLDSENNTIKLTKQYRMNKSIMYLANKLTYNDMLEAGDTSIENATFVTPSKEVNVLTKEEEWIQKALSSDISDSIIVLNTGCTNKLKENYNLSEKGYLDSDEVNSNIWEAVIVSKLVKTFLKVNAKLENIGIIAPFRAHVSLLKKVVAEDIEINTVDQYQGRDKEIIIYSCAKSITNFSDIREDLEVLGDHRRLTVAITRAKHKLIVVADKRTISQYSAFKKLFYLIENKNIIDLDNSYNGFCWKNLLRIL; this comes from the exons aTGGAAAAGAAAGCACTATTACAAGAGATTCAGCCTGATAACCATCTGATAAAAGAGAACAAAACAGATCATATGAAACAATCTGTGTTTGGTGATAAAAAGCGTGAAGGAATTCATTCGGAAATAGAGTCATTTTTTACAGATGATTTTAAAGATTGTTTCGAGGAAGAATGGTGTTTAAATACTAGccaaattaattttaattccttgcagagatgtaaaattattGATGTACAAAGGGAGTACAATAGCATATTGTTAACTGTGAACCAAGAAGACTGTGGAACATCTGATACAACCGTTAGATGTTCAGGTTTCTG GAAGGATGCTAAAGTACAAAAAGATGACATTGTTGTTATTCAAGCTAGAAAAGAAAACAACCAATGGATTATAGATAACAGTAGTGGCTTTCTTATTGTTCAGCCAGATGCATTAATATCTGGGACAACAGTATCTGGTgcattattttgtaaaagaaaGGCAGTTTTAAGTGAAAAGTTTAGAAAGATGGAGAGTCTGCCTCCTTTCATGGGAGATTCCACACCATTGGTTATTGGAAGTTTAGTGCATGAATTATTGCAAACC GCAATAAGAAAAAACATTAGTGAAGTAAGCGATATTACAATGTTAATGAATAGCATATTGCAGACCACAGACACATGCAGTTTACTTTATGCATCCAAGATATCTTTGGAGACCTGTAGGCAGCAAATTCTCCCATATGTCCCAAAAATACGAGAATTTATCCAACATTATTTGAAAG atAAAACGCAGCAaggtataaataatataaagaataacTTCAAAGGTAGAATAGCTCAAATTCGggacatagaagagaatattTGGCTGCCTAAATTAGGTCTAAAAGGAAAGATAGATATTAGTGCAGAAGTTAAAGTAAATTGCAAACAAAAAATTATGCCGCTCGAAATTAAGACAGGGAAGCCTTCATTTTCTTTGGAGCACAGAGCGCAAGTTATTCTTTACATCATGATGATGAGTCTTACAGGTCAAGACACGGATACAGGTCTTTTACTTTATCTTAG GGAGAATAATATACAAGAGATTAATAGTAGTCATCCTGAAAAAAGAGACTTGATACTATTAAGGAACTCCTTAGCTAGTTATTTTGTTCCCAAATCGAGTGAAAAATTATCGAATCTAACTTCTAAATCAGATTTGCAGATGTTGGATTTACCAGAGCCAATTAATCATCATAATGCCTGTTCGAAGTGTACTTACAATACATTATGCTGTATGTACTTGAGCAAAGATTCAAGTATACAGTTATCTGAGACAAACCCACTAGTGGAGTTAGGGAAAAAAATCTTGGATAAATACAAACCTAGTCATATCGATTATGTGTTGCATTGGATTTCTTTATTACAGATGGAAGAAAGTTCACAGTCGAGTAATAATGTAACGAGATATCTATGGACATTAAGTCCAGAAAAAAG GGAAGCAAAGAAAACTTGTATATGTAATCTAAAAGTGATAGGAAAAGTTACTGATTGTGATACAAAATACAGACATACTTTTGTTCGCTCAAATCTCGACACACAATTctcaaatattaatattccatATATGGAATTTTCAGATAATGAATATGTTTTAGTCAGCACAAATACAAGAATAAATTTATCTGCAGGATTTATAGCACAAAGGAAAGAAGATTCTATTACGTTAATATTAGAAAG AGATGTTACCAAGTACAATATAAACGAATTTTTCCACATAGATAAGTACTCGTCTTCCAGCTTATTTTCCGGCAATCTTGCGAACGTAGGAGGTTTAATGAGTGACAGTGAAATTTGCGAGAAATTACGAGATATTGTGATAGACAA GAAACCAGCATGTTTTGAAAAAGGTTTGCCATATCCGATCATAAAGGCAAGTGCAAggatattacaaaatttaaataaaattcagcAAAGAGCAGTTTTAATGGCAATATCCGCGAAagaatatcttttaattaagGGAATGCCAGGTACAGGAAAAACACAGACACTAGTTGCTCTAGTAGAAGTCCTGCATAAACTAGGGCATTCTGTGTTAATTACTTCACATACAAATAGTGCTGTagacaatattttattgaaactgTTACACAAGGATATTGACTTCCTGAGATTAGGATCATCGACCCATCCATCTTTAAGACATAAAAGTGAAGCGTACGCTACAGCAAATTGTAATACACCGAGTAGCTTAGAGATGGTGTATTCTAGTAAA aatattatCGGTGTAACTTGTTATGGAGCCCATCATGCACTTCTTGGAAGACGTACGTTTGACGTATGTATCGTGGATGAAAGCACGCAGGTGTTGCAACCAACTGTATTACGTCCTTTATACAGTGCAAAGAAATTTATTCTTGTAGGAGATCCTGATCAATTGCCTCCAATTATTAAGAACAAGTTAGCCAG AAAACTTGGTGCAGATGAATCCTTATTTGCTCGGTTGGATAGtgaaaataatactattaaGCTAACAAAACAGTATAGAATGAATAAAAGTATAATGTACTTAGCAAATAAGCTTACATATAATGACATGTTAGAAGCAGGTGATACTTCTATAGAGAATGCTACTTTCGTTACACCATCCAAAGaagtaaat GTTTTaacaaaagaagaagaatggATACAGAAGGCATTATCATCTGACATAAGTGACTCCATAATCGTATTAAACACGGGATGTaccaataaattaaaagaaaactATAACTTAAGTGAAAAAGGATATCTAGATAGCGACGAAGTAAACTCAAACATTTGGGAAGCTGTTATAGTGTCTAAACTAgtgaaaacatttttaaag GTGAATGCGAAACTTGAAAATATTGGCATTATTGCGCCATTTAGAGCGCATGTTAGTTTATTGAAAAAAGTTGTTGCGGAAGATATAGAGATAAATACTGTTGATCAATATCAAGGACGCGATAAAGAGATCATAATTTATTCGTGTGCTAAAAGTATAACTAACTTTAGTGATATAAGAGAG GATTTAGAAGTACTAGGGGACCATCGACGATTAACTGTGGCTATAACTAGAGCAAAGCATAAGTTAATTGTCGTAGCGGATAAGAGAACGATATCTCAATATTCGGCcttcaaaaaattattttatttaattgaaaataaaaatataatagattTAGATAATAGCTATAATGGGTTTTGCTGGAAAAATCTTCTAcgtattttgtaa